Proteins encoded together in one Prunus dulcis chromosome 3, ALMONDv2, whole genome shotgun sequence window:
- the LOC117621812 gene encoding uncharacterized protein K02A2.6-like, translated as MLKDCINYSKGCEACQRHGPIQQAPSVPMNPVVKPWPFRGWAMDLIGKIYPASSQQHCFIIVATDYFTKWVEAKPIKTTTSQEIITFIEEQIIQRFGIPESITTDRGSSFISRDMLDMAETFKLKLLQSTPYYAQANGQAESSNKVIINIIRKMLEKNPKQWHEKLSETLWAYRTSKREATGMTPYALTYGHDAILPMEIAVQSLRISHQHGLTGEDYSQAMLLELEELDASRIDTLNKLLAGKQAVSRAYNKRVRNKSFEEGEIVWKAILPLGAHIAGYGKWSPTWEGPFVINQILGMGAYRLQDRDGVIHNAPINGKWLKKFYPTMWDSQAIQTDPGIETE; from the coding sequence ATGCTGAAGGATTGCATCAATTACTCCAAGGGGTGTGAAGCTTGTCAAAGGCACGGCCCAATCCAGCAGGCTCCTTCTGTCCCTATGAATCCAGTGGTAAAACCATGGCCTTTTAGGGGATGGGCAATGGATCTCATTGGCAAAATCTATCCAGCCAGCAGCCAGCAGCATTGTTTTATCATTGTTGCTACggactacttcaccaaatgggtagagGCCAAGCCAATCAAAACCACAACTTCTCAAGAGATCATCACCTTTATAGAAGAGCAGATCATACAAAGATTCGGCATTCCAGAATCAATCACAACTGATAGGGGTTCTTCTTTCATATCCAGGGATATGCTAGATATGGCAGAAACATTCAAGCTCAAACTTCTTCAATCTACCCCTTACTATGCTCAAGCTAATGGACAGGCAGAATCAAGTAATAAGGTgattatcaatatcatcaggAAAATGCTGgagaaaaatccaaagcaaTGGCATGAAAAGTTATCAGAAACTCTGTGGGCATACAGAActtcaaaaagagaagcaactgGCATGACCCCCTATGCTCTGACCTACGGCCACGACGCAATTCTGCCCATGGAAATAGCAGTCCAGTCTCTCAGGATTTCTCACCAACACGGTCTCACAggagaagactactctcaagCCATGCTACTTGAACTAGAAGAATTGGATGCAAGCAGGATTGACaccctcaacaaactcttagCAGGAAAACAGGCTGTGTCAAGGGCATACAACAAAAGAGTCAGAAATAAGAGTTTTGAAGAGGGAGAAATAGTCTGGAAGGCAATTCTGCCCCTTGGAGCACACATAGCTGGATATGGAAAATGGTCACCTACATGGGAAGGTCCTTTTGTGATTAACCAGATCCTCGGAATGGGGGCATATAGGTTGCAGGACAGAGATGGAGTTATTCACAATGCCCCAATCAATGGCAAATGGTTAAAGAAATTCTACCCAACCATGTGGGATTCACAAGCTATACAGACAGACCCCGGGATAGAAACAGAATAG
- the LOC117621813 gene encoding uncharacterized protein LOC117621813, which produces METNQMARREGSESEESDARQSXRGSTGSRHSGTNSRRMNQIQESILRQEATVQRSQDTLNNMTXMMQWQVNRQFRKDRESAMARVQNPDAVVQQLDLPHGPPPGLAWPYQENPLVAQIAGVPDHREVQAGPREGILPNQEQEVPXXPNDLVLVQQNQPEPQPIPPLVVQHDQPLAFQPEPPAVLPYRPRRMDPNPFPPPARGRRGRGGNNLFANQXRNRPGANWRNHPDIEEQEGHREEPPLXPYRMEPRIDYIQAEQGXNPPPINALNDIGALXRMIREIMEPEARRGERPIYRXPYPACIDQIPLPPGFKVPNFTLFNXEDSHASSVEHIGRFSVQCIAIENNPLLKLRLFGSSQKSPSVTWPPSSKAKMNQPKTS; this is translated from the exons ATGGAGACAAACCAGATGGCNCGCAGGGAAGGTTCCGAGTCAGAAGAAAGCGACGCCAGACAATCAGNTCGCGGCAGCACAGGAAGTAGACATTCTGGAACTAACTCCAGAAGGATGAATCAAATACAGGAGTCAATACTCCGNCAAGAAGCCACGGTCCAAAGGAGCCAAGACACTCTCAATAATATGACANCAATGATGCAATGGCAGGTTAACAGGCAGTTCCGGAAAGACCGAGAGAGCGCCATGGCCAGAGTCCAAAACCCCGATGCTGTAGTCCAGCAGTTGGATCTCCCTCATGGTCCTCCACCNGGACTGGCATGGCCATACCAGGAAAATCCTTTAGTTGCACAGATAGCTGGAGTACCAGATCACAGAGAAGTCCAGGCTGGTCCAAGAGAGGGAATCCTTCCTAATCAAGAGCAGGAGGTCCCAGNNNNACCAAATGACCTTGTATTGGTTCAGCAGAACCAGCCAGAACCTCAGCCCATTCCACCCTTGGTGGTCCAGCATGATCAACCTTTGGCATTTCAGCCAGAACCACCAGCTGTATTGCCATATAGACCCAGAAGGATGGACCCTAATCCATTCCCTCCACCCGCAAGAGGGAGAAGGGGCAGAGGGGGCAATAACCTTTTTGCTAACCAGGANAGGAATAGACCGGGGGCAAACTGGAGAAATCACCCAGATATCGAAGAGCAGGAAGGGCACAGAGAAGAACCTCCACTCNGACCATACAGAATGGAGCCCAGAATCGATTACATTCAGGCAGAACAGGGANAGAATCCTCCCCCCATCAACGCTCTGAATGATATAGGGGCATTGCANAGAATGATCAGGGAAATCATGGAACCCGAGGCCAGAAGAGGTGAAAGGCCTATATACAGGAANCCATATCCAGCCTGCATCGATCAAATACCATTACCTCCAGGCTTCAAAGTACCAAACTTCACCTTGTTCAACNGGGAAGATTCCCATGCTTCCTCAGTTGAACATATAGGCAGGTTCTCCGTCCAATGCATAGCTATTGAGAACAACCCTTTGTTGAAACTAAGACTCTTCG GATCCAGCCAGAAGTCACCATCAGTGACTTGGCCGCCCTCAAGCAAAGCGAAGATGAACCAGCCCAAGACTTCATAA